Genomic segment of Gasterosteus aculeatus chromosome 4, fGasAcu3.hap1.1, whole genome shotgun sequence:
AATACGTCATTAGATCCTCATTGCACGATGTCCTTTGAGATCAGGgatcattaagaaataaaaacaacggcATTCTGAGACACTCAAAATGCagatttttaaaatacatttcgtAAGAAATCACAATATTTACACCATGCAATTTTAACTGTgcagttattctttgatttattGTCTTGGTCAAATAtgtacaaacatttaaatacaatctcAGCTTTAAAAAGCGTagcttaatacaaaataaataaaatctaaacATAATTTTATcataaaatatgtacaaatCGGTTGCTCCTGCTGTACAAATGACGGCTACGTACCAAACAGAAGCCACAGCGGCTGAATGGACTGGAAATAATTTAGAGATGAATAATGTCAATTTCTAAATTTGAAAATCGGGGTCGAGCTCTCGGAGTGAGTTTTTCAGTTTTCTGAAACGCCCTCGCTGACATTGACTTTGTCCCCATTGGTGATGCTGTCCACGATGGAGGACAGACGCAGGAGGCTGGAGGCCCCAGACGACTCGCTGGttcctgaaaacaaaaaggacataaacaactttgtgtcattttgtgtcgttttgtgtgtatttgttcacTGATGGCGGTGGGGGAGGGCGGCTCGAGGGACGCACCTTCTCTCTGGCTCATCAGCGCTGCGGTGGAATGGTCCGCAGAGGTCGGCCAGGTCTCAGAGGACTTTTTCCAGTGATACTCATGAGCAGCCACCTGTTACAACACACGTGTTACCAGGACGTGTGTTCGGTCAGTTCATATTAAACTTGCAGTTGCAGGAAAGAAAGTTTGTGGAATTGGCCATTGACAAGGTTAAAAAACACGCCTCATATATTTGACAAacccaaataaaaatgaaaataattggaAGGTCAGAAGTAACATTTAGATCCAATTGGAATAAAATTCAATAAAATAGAGAATAAACATGTCATAAATAGCTTAATAAAAGTCCCTGCAGGAATATTAAATGGGACGATAGaggtggaataaaaaaaacacatcgtGACGTCATCACGATGTCATTACAAGGCCTTCCGAATGCAACACGCCCACCGACATACTCCGGGTGCATCTCGTGAGAATAGCAcgggcattttttttttaaattgtatctCACGCTGTGTTCTTTGAGCGCGTGCGTCTCCTGCTCGTCCAGCGTCTGCAGCAGGTCCTGCAGCCCCTCGATGTAGCTGATGGCGCTGCGTAAAATCTCCACCTTGGGTAGCCGCTGGTTGGGGTTGGCCACGGTCTTCCTCTTCAGCACCTCGAAGGCCTCGTTGATCTTCttcagcctcctcctctcccggaGCGTGGCGGCCTTGCGCCTGTCCGTGGGCGCCGACTTCCTCTTGCAGACCTTGCAGGCCCACATGAGGCACTGGCCGTCGCAGTGCGCGCGGAGACCCGGCGGCGCCGGCACGTGCTCGTCCCCGCTGCTCTCGCCGCCGGTCTCGGACGGGACGTTGTCCTGGCCCGGAGACAGCGGGCTGCCGTTGCCGTTGTACAGGGGGGACACGCCGGACATGTCCAGGTGCTGCAGCGGTCCATGGTCCCCCTCTTCCAAATAGCGCAAATCGTTGAAGAGATAAGGGTTGGTCTCAAAAAGGTCCATCATATTGTTGCGCCCCTCTCGCTCTGTTTTGACAGTGGGTCTCTGGCATTTGAACAGAGCAGCAGGGACACAAGTCACCAGGCTTATATATAGAATGTGAAACTCTACCCAACGCTTTGGCTGCCACCCTGCATcaaagcagctttttttttttttttttttccaatggctCTTTACAACCACACTGACATTGCGCATGCACATACGTTAAGGTTTATGGAAATGTCATGACAGGTGCCTCAAATGTCTGCGCTCAGACAAAATGGCCAAAATATTCCACTCACtgagaaaatgaagaagaagaagaattgttattttacacatgcaggaaattgttctctgcatttaacccgtccCACACGGTGGGACCAGCGGGCTGCCATggaggcgcccggggagcagtcagGGGTtgtggtgtcttgctcagggacacttcagcatgggacatggagcagccgggcaccaaaccgccaaccctgcggttcccagcgcacccgctctgcTCCATCACGTGACACCACGTCAATAaaaagttttagttttttagtttagttttgttTTCCCGCAGCAGTTTATTGTCCTTACCTgcttttataaatatgcatgttGCTTTCATTCCCCGTTTAGAGCCACCTGTGTAAAATAGTTTAACACagaatgtctgtttttttgtgcgTATTCTTTTTACTTAAGTGACGCCTCTTTTTGCGTCATTTTGACCCCAGAGTTGAAATATTAGTCACTAAAGTTCCgcacttgcacacacacttttaatcCCAAAACAGATTTACTTTCCACGCGAATTCCTTCTCTAACTCTGTAACGTGTAGAAAAATCCCAACATAAATAGATTGGAATGTGCAGTGTCAAAACAGCTTTGTGAAACAcatgcgcgggggggggggttaaaaataGAAACGTGGCACATTCATCTGAGATTCATAAAAGTGATAAACGAGGTGATATATAGACGCTGGCATTTCTGCTGCAACCTGAAAGGTCTCCGATCGGAAAGCTCGCAGGCGGGAATGTGAGGGATTCCTATTTATGTACCAGCGCGGTTTTGCTTTTACCCCTTTTAcgtccctcccccgcctcctccctcacGCCGGGCTCCTGTCACGTTGTCGCGGAGTCACGGAGGCCTAAGAAACTGCAGGCAAATACGCTGCTGGAGATCAAAAATTTGTGCCAAATCTGAGACGCTAATAACGTGGACGCACTTGAAACAACACACTTTCATTCTTCGGTTATTTTTAGTCGGTCAGTATGAACCTACTAACCTACCGACTAGCACAAAGTGTCCATCTTCATTCCCTCTGGTGTCCCAACCTCTACCTTGATCACACCTCAGACGCGCCGGTCCGTCTGCAAAGGGGCCGCTCGCCTTGTCAACCGCCATCGCTAACGACCGATACGCTGCGGGCGCCGAGGGCCCAAATTAACGCCGTGGCTTCCACCTCGGGGGCTCTCGACGCCCACTGTGGTCAAGCTATTCTTCCACACTCGCCAAACCGTTTGCCTAATCCTTTTTTTAACGGCATCTCGACGtgtaaatagaaaaaatatGCTCCAAAATGCTTTTAACGAGGACATGGAATACTGAGCACTAATCATTCATCCATTTAAACGTTTACAGATTCATCTTTTTGCTGAAGCATCATCTACATTTTTATGGGCAACTTAACCGCATGCGAGAAGCAGGAAACGAAGCCTTTTATTCCTCCAGCAATGCAGATGCATGAACAAGTTATTGATTACGCCCGTGTGACCTGTTGCATTTCTGCCGATCGGGTCGGAACTTCAACAAGCTGCTTTTAGCCGCGGCACTTTGTTACACGTGTTTACCATAAAGACACCTCTTCACGTAAAAAAATGTAAGATCATGTCACAATTAAAAATTTTCCTCCCTGAGAATGCGGCAGGACAGAATGTGCAAAATGACAATGAGAGAAGATGAACATATTAGATGAGCAGGTTGCCAGTGAATGTGATGAAATCAAAGCCTCAGGCTTCGAGGGGGCCCTCGGCCACCGAGCTTAAATGCAGCGCGCCCTCGTTGGGGGCTGAACGGAGCTGATTCCCTGCTGTGCACCCTCTCCCGGGGGGGGCCACCGCGCATCCTGAGCCGGACCCTAAATTCCCGTCGCTGTCGAGGGGGTTGAGGCTCCAGCTGTCGGGGAGAATCATGGCAGAAGCTCACGCTGGAGGAGCTGGCCTCTCaggccaggggggggggggggcgggagccCGGGATGGACGATAGGAAGCGTAGATGCATGTAATCCAATTTTGGTGTGAGCTGATCTGAACGCTTCTTTGGGTTGCAGTGGTAAATAAAAAGGTACCTTTAGGGTTTGAATAGTTGATTGTGTTCTGGGGGAGAAGTGAGTTAGAGATCATAGTGGTCTGCTGAGTCATTCTAACTTTATtcatccttttattttatttaaagaatCCCTTTTATTTTGGAGAAGTGATTGTAATTTGTCCTCTcaactctttatttttttttctttcaaatacatttttagtattatgatggaaaagaaaaagctcaTGCCATAAATAGCATTTGTTACATAAACTCTACTCATTTTCcttgatattattattattaattattactattatattaTCTCGTCAGTCAGCAGTCAGTGCTCCGCCTTATTAAACTGGTGCGGTTGAATTAAGCGTCGTCTCGCTCTCTCACGCTTCATAACACAGCTTGGGGTCCGGCGCTGACACGGAGGGTCACAAACAGAACTGATAATGAACatgaaccgcccccccccccccctccctccctccctcacacacacctcccgTCCTCCACCTACAACTGGCTTAACTGGACGTCCTGCCCGAGACACGCTGCGCACTCATTGGGCGGTTTTACAGGAAATGCTGATGGCCGTGACGGACACACCGTATATAACCCAGCTCCACACCTGGGATATGAGTTAGCCGATAAGGGGTTAAGTACCCTGGTCATGGGGCCGATGACAATGCCTCACCTGGGGTCACGACACTTTGACCCTTCAGGGCCCCCGGTCTTCCGACTGGAGAAGGAGGTCGGGAAATGAGCGGAAAACAGCTTTTTGGGATTGCGATGAAATGAAAGATGTATTTTTCTCGGTTGGGTTGTACAGCTTTATCCTCCCTGCTTGTCACCCAGCAGATGGACGGCAAATAAACAACGTCGTGTTCATTTTAAACGTAGTTCCAGATTAGATCGTTTGGGATGAGTTACATGTAATTggttccatctttttttcatatgtttttttttttttttttgtaaatgacaGCTGCACATCTTCCAGGCAGATCTTACCTTCTGACCCTAAGAACGGGGGGGAGGAGCCGTTCAGTGTAGATAACTGCAAGTCGCAGCCATGTGCCATGGGAGGCCAGAAACAAAGACGGCAACAGGTGGTTACAATGAGCAGGAATTCCTCCTCTCTCGTTACTCCGCTCATTAGCGCGTTTCATTACCGGCCAGAAATAACCTCAGATGTCGTACCGCCGCATGCGAGCCTCGGCCCAGGGAATCGTCTTATATGTTTTTGACATCGGCGGTGCCGCTAACGGGAAGAGACGATGAGCAAAGTGACGGTTTCTCTCGCCGTTCACTCCGTGTGCGACTGACTCTTCCATCTCAGGCTTCTCTGTCGAACCCGCTGCATGAaatcacaaacaggaagtgagtttTGCTGCACTTTCCTGAACCTCGGCAGTTATCGGTTTAAGTTCGGAGCCGCTGCATAACTTTAGGGCTCATAACGCGTTTGGGGTTTTGGCAGACCGAACATTCATTTCACAGCTGAAACCCCGTCGGGAATTAGGCGGGTTGTCAGAGTGCCATGCATGCGGTATTTCAATTGTTCATACATGCAAACCTAAAAACATGTCGAGGAAGAAGCACTGACGTGTTGGATTTATATGTTATGTCGTGTTAGAAACATAACTAGCGGTAACTAGACTCTTGGCCTGCACGCACAGTCGCAGAGGCGAATGATTCTTTAGAGGACTGGAGGAGCGCCAGTGTCTGAAGGGCTCAAGTCTTGCAAAAACAACggctcccctccttccctccttctctccttccctccttctcctcgggcCCCGACCGAGACCGTCGCTACCGCTGCCGGCGCGATAGCATCTCCCGCTTGCAAACGCGGCTAATCTTTTCGTCCCCGGGCTCCCTCGTACTCGCGGGGGCCGGTCTCCGCGGCGGCGGGGGGAGTAGCTGTCTCCCGAGCTAAGCTAACAGACGGCTCCTCTCACTCGTTCCCCCGAAGCTGCCTGGGTTAGACCGCGGGGCGGCTTGGGTTTCAAAGGCGAGAGGGGAGCCGACCGCTGATGGCATCTGCCTTCTCTCTGGTGGACGACGCAGGGATTCAGTTCAAAGGCCGAGCGGCTGA
This window contains:
- the myf6 gene encoding myogenic factor 6, translating into MMDLFETNPYLFNDLRYLEEGDHGPLQHLDMSGVSPLYNGNGSPLSPGQDNVPSETGGESSGDEHVPAPPGLRAHCDGQCLMWACKVCKRKSAPTDRRKAATLRERRRLKKINEAFEVLKRKTVANPNQRLPKVEILRSAISYIEGLQDLLQTLDEQETHALKEHSVAAHEYHWKKSSETWPTSADHSTAALMSQREGTSESSGASSLLRLSSIVDSITNGDKVNVSEGVSEN